One Brevibacillus choshinensis genomic window carries:
- a CDS encoding Gmad2 immunoglobulin-like domain-containing protein, whose amino-acid sequence MKKVSMLLLTVFLLQGCTSQSSPTPPADTEKPPVAAPPQTPTPAPQQPPATTQPEPAPEQKPGDQQPPDSYSNDIFKDVTVKKTGTDTFEVTGKAQVFEGVVSYVVEDGHNELTKGSFQTSAGAPAWGDFSHTINVKKAEANSTLTLILFETSMKDGSRRMELIVPLPEK is encoded by the coding sequence ATGAAAAAGGTTTCGATGCTTTTACTAACGGTCTTCTTGCTGCAAGGATGCACCAGCCAAAGCTCACCCACGCCTCCTGCCGATACTGAAAAACCGCCGGTTGCCGCACCACCGCAGACGCCCACACCCGCTCCCCAGCAGCCGCCGGCCACGACACAGCCCGAGCCAGCTCCGGAGCAGAAGCCCGGCGATCAACAACCACCGGACTCCTACTCCAACGATATTTTCAAAGATGTGACCGTGAAAAAAACCGGCACAGACACATTTGAAGTCACAGGCAAGGCGCAAGTATTCGAAGGAGTCGTAAGCTATGTCGTTGAGGATGGCCACAATGAGCTCACCAAAGGATCCTTTCAGACTTCCGCCGGGGCACCGGCCTGGGGCGACTTTTCTCATACGATCAACGTGAAAAAAGCGGAAGCCAACAGCACACTCACTCTGATCCTGTTTGAAACGAGCATGAAAGACGGAAGCAGACGGATGGAGCTGATCGTTCCACTGCCTGAGAAGTAA
- a CDS encoding PTS sugar transporter → MRRIIIIGSSGGNLYNLGGKDPQKLLGEIRTQAKAAGVEIAGIQFIAARGSMDTAGKGTHAEVYCLDAESGTPVVSYTGTLEACNEWVRGTDEALALALQNGQIDGMISMSADPNGANEKVVNAAVEKKVPIVGTGGTSMALISAKGAHVLLTSGTTGTTNRTRAISFVTAFAKHWGITYRPMIGDAAQAGAASDKPWKRINIRGIMMSSLPGFIALALVLALSKIPGLDMLSGVFDVLIKALPVVIAAIAAKQVSDMEEVSVVAGVLAGILSTDGGIIGGMIGGIGAGLLVNVLFRKCIEWKFPTTTVNIIAGGVSGLAAGLIVYYLLAPIALQAGEWVKVLIEGAVSYSPALAGLIAGLLIWPAIIGGVYHAAILPIVLLEMEKTGNSFLGAVDMVGLVMVSAGITLANIISPREKSEATVATPGFLINMGFGTFVEAAYPFMFSNKLVFAGAIVSSGIAGMMVGVFDVRGTAYVPSVMAPLLSNNMLGFIAAMASGLLCSLLITLAANQIAKKKQVQQTGEKINA, encoded by the coding sequence ATGAGACGGATCATCATCATTGGGAGCAGTGGGGGAAACCTGTACAATTTAGGAGGGAAAGACCCGCAAAAGCTGTTGGGTGAAATACGAACGCAGGCAAAAGCAGCTGGGGTGGAAATCGCCGGGATCCAATTTATTGCAGCGCGAGGCTCCATGGATACGGCAGGAAAAGGGACACATGCAGAAGTGTATTGCTTGGATGCGGAATCCGGGACACCCGTTGTATCCTATACGGGTACTCTGGAGGCATGCAACGAGTGGGTCCGGGGCACGGATGAGGCACTGGCACTTGCGCTGCAAAACGGCCAGATAGACGGGATGATCAGCATGAGTGCAGATCCGAATGGGGCCAATGAAAAAGTCGTGAATGCGGCGGTCGAGAAGAAAGTGCCCATCGTAGGGACGGGCGGGACTTCAATGGCGCTCATCAGTGCCAAAGGAGCTCATGTCCTATTGACTTCGGGCACGACGGGTACAACCAACCGGACGCGTGCAATCAGCTTTGTCACCGCTTTTGCCAAGCATTGGGGAATAACCTACCGCCCGATGATTGGAGATGCCGCGCAAGCAGGAGCCGCATCTGACAAGCCGTGGAAACGGATCAACATTCGCGGAATCATGATGTCCTCGCTTCCGGGGTTCATTGCCTTGGCGTTAGTCCTGGCCCTCAGCAAAATTCCGGGGCTGGACATGCTCAGCGGAGTCTTCGATGTGTTGATCAAAGCCTTGCCGGTTGTGATTGCAGCGATTGCGGCCAAGCAGGTGTCAGACATGGAGGAAGTGTCGGTCGTAGCGGGTGTGCTGGCAGGCATTTTGTCCACAGATGGCGGAATCATCGGGGGAATGATTGGCGGGATCGGAGCAGGGCTGCTCGTCAACGTGCTCTTTCGCAAATGCATTGAGTGGAAATTCCCGACTACCACGGTCAATATCATTGCAGGTGGCGTATCCGGTTTGGCAGCAGGCTTGATCGTGTACTACCTGCTGGCGCCGATTGCCCTCCAGGCGGGGGAGTGGGTCAAAGTGCTCATCGAAGGGGCAGTCTCCTACAGCCCAGCTCTGGCGGGCTTGATCGCAGGCTTGCTCATTTGGCCGGCGATCATCGGGGGAGTCTATCATGCAGCCATTCTCCCCATTGTCTTGCTGGAAATGGAGAAGACAGGGAACAGCTTCTTAGGGGCGGTCGACATGGTGGGGTTGGTCATGGTATCGGCAGGGATCACCCTGGCGAATATCATATCACCGCGCGAAAAGAGTGAAGCGACTGTCGCGACACCTGGCTTTCTCATCAATATGGGCTTTGGGACGTTTGTGGAAGCGGCCTATCCCTTTATGTTCTCCAATAAGTTGGTGTTCGCGGGTGCCATAGTGTCATCTGGGATTGCAGGGATGATGGTGGGCGTCTTCGATGTTCGGGGAACCGCTTACGTACCATCGGTCATGGCTCCGCTTCTGTCCAACAACATGCTGGGCTTTATCGCAGCGATGGCAAGCGGCTTGCTATGCTCGCTCCTCATCACGCTGGCAGCGAATCAGATCGCGAAAAAGAAACAGGTGCAGCAAACGGGCGAGAAAATAAACGCGTAA
- a CDS encoding TIGR02206 family membrane protein translates to MTSPNFAYTITTAPFQLFSASHLISLLVFFALLGLLCVLRQKLRAPIVDPIARWSLAGVLALSEISFHWWHLAMGTWSLRESLPLQLCSVTLILSIFMLATSSYRLFEITFFAGIAGAGIALLTPELFYPFPHFRFFHFFVAHEGIVLACLYMSWVKGYRPTFSSVWKSMLTLNALLLIALPVNRWTGGNYLFVSHKPQQAGLMDFLGPYPWYILSLEGVAFLFFTLLYLPFWYGNRVSAHRQSLDA, encoded by the coding sequence ATGACCTCACCGAATTTCGCCTATACGATTACCACTGCTCCTTTTCAATTATTTTCAGCCAGTCACCTGATCAGCCTGCTCGTTTTCTTTGCGCTTCTCGGGCTTCTTTGTGTGCTCCGCCAAAAGCTTCGGGCTCCCATCGTCGACCCAATCGCACGATGGAGCCTCGCAGGTGTACTCGCCCTGTCTGAAATCAGCTTTCACTGGTGGCATCTTGCCATGGGCACGTGGTCCCTGCGCGAGTCATTGCCCTTGCAGCTTTGCAGTGTCACACTGATTTTGTCCATTTTCATGCTGGCGACCAGCAGCTACCGTCTTTTCGAGATCACTTTTTTTGCCGGGATCGCTGGTGCTGGGATTGCGCTTCTAACTCCAGAGCTGTTTTACCCGTTCCCGCATTTTCGTTTCTTTCACTTTTTTGTGGCTCATGAAGGAATCGTCCTGGCTTGCCTATACATGTCTTGGGTCAAAGGATATCGTCCCACCTTTTCATCCGTATGGAAATCGATGCTGACCCTCAACGCTTTATTGCTGATTGCCCTTCCCGTCAATCGCTGGACGGGGGGAAATTACCTCTTTGTCTCACACAAACCGCAGCAGGCGGGATTGATGGATTTTCTGGGACCATACCCCTGGTACATCCTCTCCCTTGAGGGCGTGGCCTTTCTCTTTTTCACCCTCCTTTACTTGCCGTTTTGGTACGGGAACCGCGTCAGCGCGCACCGTCAATCACTGGATGCCTGA
- a CDS encoding SDR family oxidoreductase — protein sequence MYPIYPYYGFRTKCEEQPISFPAQHQDRQPGMEYLMVPRPIYDNPGYAGSGKLKGKVAIITGGDSGIGRAVAVAFAKEGADVAIPYLDEHIDAEETRQVVEGYGARCLLLPGDLRDDEWCRVVVARTIAAYGKVDVLVINQGVQFPQTSILSISRQQLEDTFRTNIYPHFFLTQAALPYLQCGSSIISTTSVTAYAGHSLLVDYSATKGAIVSFTRSLSLQLVDSGIRVNAVAPGPIWTPLQVSSYTAEYITTLGTDTPMRRAGQPFELAPTYVYLASDDSGYVTGQVLHVNGGTMTET from the coding sequence TTGTACCCGATTTACCCCTATTACGGTTTTCGAACCAAGTGTGAAGAGCAGCCCATCTCCTTTCCTGCCCAGCATCAGGACCGACAGCCTGGCATGGAATATTTGATGGTGCCGCGTCCGATATACGACAATCCTGGCTATGCGGGCAGCGGAAAGCTGAAAGGCAAAGTGGCGATCATTACGGGAGGTGACAGCGGGATTGGTCGTGCAGTCGCCGTCGCCTTTGCCAAAGAAGGCGCAGACGTCGCGATTCCCTATCTCGATGAGCACATCGATGCAGAAGAAACCAGGCAAGTAGTGGAAGGGTACGGAGCACGCTGCCTGCTTTTGCCAGGCGATTTGCGGGATGATGAATGGTGTCGCGTGGTCGTGGCAAGAACGATCGCCGCTTACGGAAAAGTAGATGTGCTCGTCATCAATCAGGGCGTACAGTTTCCGCAAACGAGCATTCTTTCAATCAGCCGCCAGCAGCTGGAGGATACGTTTCGGACGAATATCTACCCCCACTTTTTCCTTACGCAGGCAGCGCTCCCCTATTTGCAATGCGGCAGCTCCATCATCAGCACCACGTCGGTAACGGCTTACGCGGGACATTCACTGCTTGTCGACTATTCGGCTACCAAAGGAGCCATCGTTTCTTTCACCCGTTCCCTGTCGCTTCAGCTTGTCGATTCCGGGATCCGAGTCAATGCAGTTGCACCTGGGCCTATCTGGACACCTTTGCAAGTCTCCAGCTACACCGCAGAGTACATCACGACGCTTGGGACAGATACACCCATGCGCCGTGCAGGCCAGCCTTTCGAATTAGCTCCGACCTATGTATACCTGGCTTCGGACGATTCCGGATATGTGACAGGCCAAGTGCTCCATGTGAACGGAGGAACGATGACGGAGACTTAG
- a CDS encoding LysR family transcriptional regulator, producing MSLNKFEVFVTVIESGSLTRAGELLGLTQSAVSHAIASLEREYGFSILTRGRSGISLTSNGEHLLKYMREMLRKHEQMMQEVSAINGIEVGTVRIGTFTSVSTQWLPGILKQFQDQYPAIEIKLLEGYYDDIESWIVSGAVDMGFVSLPTSETLEAAPLHQDRMMVIVTDDHPVSLKESVPISQLQQETFIMPKTGCDNDIQRIFRKARFAPKVKYELGDDHAIIAMVQSGLGISILPEMILFRLPPNIRAVPLEGDHFRSLGVAVPSMAHLSPASRRFFDCVTTWVRENTSPQ from the coding sequence GTGAGCCTCAACAAATTTGAAGTCTTCGTCACCGTCATCGAGTCAGGGAGTTTGACGAGGGCGGGTGAGCTGCTCGGATTGACGCAATCAGCGGTCAGCCATGCGATCGCAAGCCTGGAGAGAGAATACGGATTTTCGATCCTGACGAGGGGGAGATCCGGGATCAGTCTGACGAGCAACGGGGAGCACTTGCTCAAATACATGAGAGAAATGCTGCGCAAACACGAGCAAATGATGCAGGAGGTCTCGGCAATCAACGGAATCGAAGTGGGAACGGTGCGCATCGGAACGTTTACGAGTGTGTCGACACAATGGCTCCCGGGAATCCTCAAGCAGTTCCAGGACCAGTATCCCGCCATCGAGATCAAGCTGCTGGAGGGTTACTACGACGATATCGAGAGCTGGATCGTGTCAGGCGCGGTAGATATGGGCTTTGTTTCGCTGCCGACTTCCGAGACGCTGGAGGCGGCACCGCTGCATCAGGACCGGATGATGGTAATCGTGACGGACGATCATCCTGTTTCCCTCAAAGAATCGGTGCCGATCAGCCAGCTTCAGCAGGAAACCTTCATCATGCCAAAGACCGGCTGTGACAATGATATTCAGCGCATCTTCCGAAAAGCCAGATTTGCTCCAAAGGTCAAGTATGAGCTGGGGGACGATCACGCCATCATTGCCATGGTGCAGAGCGGCCTTGGCATTAGCATTCTGCCGGAGATGATCCTGTTTCGCCTGCCGCCGAACATCCGAGCGGTCCCGCTCGAGGGTGATCATTTCCGCTCCCTCGGGGTTGCTGTTCCTTCGATGGCACACTTATCGCCCGCATCGCGCAGATTTTTCGATTGCGTCACCACCTGGGTACGTGAAAACACCTCACCACAGTAA